The following proteins are encoded in a genomic region of Burkholderia cepacia:
- a CDS encoding amidohydrolase family protein produces the protein MRDKIALEEHFATPDTIGDSEHYFTADIWPARRRQLLDVQEERVERMDACGIGYAILSLNAPAVQAITDTGRAIDVARRANDLLAEQVARRPDRFGAFAALPLQDPDAAARELARAVTELGFKGALVNGFSQIGHADNATYYDLPQFRPFWAEVARLDVPFYLHPRNPLPSQQLAIEGHPWLMGPAWEFSRETGVHALRLIGSGLFDEHPNLTVILGHLGELALHNIWRTSHWASPNGKNPMGVKAKRSFIDTFRTHFYVTTSGNFRTIAMRNAIDEIGSDRVLFSADYPFESMEEASAWFDAAEIGDNDREKIGRDNAKRLFRLD, from the coding sequence ATGCGGGACAAGATCGCACTCGAGGAGCACTTTGCCACGCCGGACACGATCGGCGATTCCGAACACTACTTTACCGCCGACATCTGGCCGGCGCGACGCCGTCAGCTGCTCGACGTGCAGGAGGAGCGCGTCGAGCGCATGGATGCATGCGGGATCGGCTACGCGATCCTGTCGCTGAACGCGCCGGCCGTCCAGGCGATCACCGACACGGGCCGTGCGATCGACGTCGCGCGGCGCGCGAACGACCTGCTGGCCGAACAGGTCGCGCGCCGGCCGGACCGCTTCGGCGCGTTTGCCGCGTTGCCGCTGCAGGACCCGGATGCCGCCGCGCGCGAGCTGGCGCGTGCGGTGACCGAACTCGGTTTCAAGGGCGCGCTCGTCAACGGCTTCTCGCAGATCGGCCACGCCGACAACGCGACCTACTACGATCTGCCGCAATTCCGGCCGTTCTGGGCCGAGGTTGCGCGGCTCGACGTACCGTTCTACCTGCACCCGCGCAATCCGCTGCCGAGCCAGCAACTGGCGATCGAAGGCCATCCTTGGTTGATGGGGCCGGCGTGGGAGTTTTCACGCGAAACGGGTGTGCATGCGCTTCGCCTGATCGGCAGCGGCCTGTTCGACGAGCACCCAAACCTGACGGTGATCCTCGGTCATCTCGGCGAGCTCGCGCTGCACAACATCTGGCGCACGTCGCACTGGGCATCCCCGAACGGCAAGAATCCGATGGGCGTGAAGGCGAAGCGATCCTTCATCGATACGTTCCGCACGCATTTCTACGTCACGACGAGCGGCAATTTCCGCACGATCGCGATGCGCAACGCGATCGACGAGATCGGCAGCGACCGCGTGCTGTTCTCTGCCGACTATCCGTTTGAATCGATGGAGGAGGCAAGCGCATGGTTCGACGCCGCCGAGATCGGCGACAACGACCGGGAGAAGATCGGGCGGGACAACGCGAAGCGGCTGTTCCGGCTGGACTGA
- a CDS encoding MFS transporter — protein sequence MQPTPTFDVQRWIDALPFSRFQLAIALQCFAVVALDGLDTALIGFVVPALRGDWHAGTAGITLLLASGLVGLAAGAFLAGPLGDRFGRKRLLVGSVLSFGLFSTLCAIAPEMHSLTVLRFLTGVGLGAAMPNAIAMTSEYSPRARRALVVTTMFCGFTFGSAAAGFIAAHVIPRYGWHAMFVIGGVLPIALGLVMLAALPESIRFLIYRRAPAAQIAVVLRRMSHDAPDGAQCFVADEPASVSARSPVSQLFARPLRFGTLALWCAFWMNLLIVYLVTNWLPSLFREAGFDLAQAAIVTAMFQLGGTVGAILLGRAMDRFNAYAVLVAAYLASALCVFLVAWHYDDLPSLCIGIFGIGFGVAGSQTGANALAADFYPTGSRVTGVSWALGVGRLGAIAGSFVGALVMASAMGLSGVFMMLIVPIVCAAVAIGAMGLRYTRVGGYAKAVE from the coding sequence TTGCAACCCACACCCACATTCGACGTGCAGCGCTGGATCGACGCGCTGCCGTTCTCACGCTTCCAGCTGGCGATTGCCTTGCAATGTTTCGCCGTGGTTGCGCTCGATGGTCTCGACACAGCGCTGATCGGCTTCGTCGTGCCCGCGCTGCGCGGCGACTGGCATGCCGGTACGGCAGGCATCACGCTGCTGTTGGCGTCCGGCCTGGTCGGTCTCGCGGCGGGCGCGTTCCTCGCCGGGCCGCTCGGCGACCGGTTCGGCCGCAAGCGCCTGCTGGTCGGCTCGGTACTGTCCTTCGGCCTCTTCAGCACGCTGTGCGCGATCGCGCCGGAGATGCATTCGCTGACGGTGCTGCGTTTCCTGACTGGCGTCGGCCTGGGCGCGGCGATGCCGAACGCGATCGCGATGACGTCCGAGTACAGCCCGCGCGCCCGCCGTGCGCTGGTCGTCACGACGATGTTCTGCGGTTTCACGTTCGGATCCGCGGCGGCGGGATTCATCGCCGCGCACGTGATTCCGCGTTACGGCTGGCATGCGATGTTCGTCATCGGCGGCGTGCTGCCGATCGCGCTCGGGCTCGTGATGCTTGCAGCGTTGCCTGAATCGATCCGTTTCCTGATTTATCGGCGCGCGCCGGCCGCGCAGATCGCAGTGGTGCTGCGCCGCATGTCGCACGATGCGCCGGACGGCGCGCAGTGCTTCGTCGCGGACGAGCCGGCGAGCGTCTCGGCGCGCTCGCCCGTGTCGCAACTGTTCGCGCGGCCGCTGCGGTTCGGCACGCTCGCGCTGTGGTGTGCGTTCTGGATGAACCTGCTGATCGTCTATCTTGTCACCAACTGGCTGCCGAGCCTGTTTCGCGAAGCGGGCTTCGATCTCGCCCAAGCGGCGATCGTCACCGCGATGTTCCAACTGGGCGGCACGGTCGGCGCGATTCTGCTCGGGCGTGCGATGGACCGTTTCAATGCGTACGCGGTGCTGGTGGCTGCCTATCTCGCCAGTGCGCTGTGCGTGTTCCTCGTCGCCTGGCACTACGACGACCTGCCGTCGCTGTGCATCGGCATCTTCGGAATCGGCTTCGGCGTCGCCGGCTCGCAAACCGGGGCCAATGCGCTCGCGGCCGATTTCTATCCGACCGGCAGCCGTGTGACGGGCGTGAGTTGGGCGCTCGGTGTCGGCCGGCTCGGCGCGATCGCGGGCTCGTTCGTCGGCGCGCTGGTGATGGCGAGTGCGATGGGGCTGTCGGGCGTCTTCATGATGCTGATCGTGCCGATCGTCTGTGCCGCCGTCGCGATCGGTGCGATGGGGCTGCGTTACACCCGTGTGGGCGGCTATGCGAAAGCCGTCGAATAA
- a CDS encoding porin → MLNTVAISAAHAQSSVTLYGSLDAGVAYVNNRAGSPQVAMLQGVMQPDRIGFLGNEELGAGWRAVFRLENGFATNTGALMRSGTLFNRQAYVGLSSERAGTITLGQQTAFNYDWLAPMGNGFQSSNLLAAHPGNLDGLVETTSAQESNVVKYRSPALSGLRVGLLFGLGGVPGNFSSGRIAGAGIDYVNGPVGLAAAYVNEHDRALGPMLGDTTAGLGLSTFRGRPALSYVADKVENAGIGARYDWGKVRLHALYTYVRLKAGTQTDSYRTFDAGATWQATPANAVGGGLSTTSFIGRRYLSASLGDVYALSKRTQGYLHVIAQQATGSTAARAAIFAIGASGTQRQLAIVAGIHHLF, encoded by the coding sequence ATGCTGAATACTGTGGCAATAAGCGCCGCCCATGCACAGAGCAGCGTGACGCTGTACGGCAGCCTGGACGCCGGCGTTGCGTATGTGAACAATCGCGCGGGCAGCCCACAGGTCGCGATGCTGCAGGGCGTGATGCAGCCCGACCGCATCGGCTTTCTGGGCAACGAGGAACTTGGCGCCGGCTGGCGCGCGGTGTTCCGGCTCGAGAACGGCTTCGCGACCAACACGGGCGCGCTGATGCGCAGCGGCACGCTGTTCAATCGGCAGGCGTACGTCGGATTGTCGTCGGAGCGGGCCGGGACGATCACGCTTGGCCAGCAGACCGCGTTCAACTATGACTGGCTCGCGCCGATGGGCAACGGCTTTCAGTCGTCGAACCTGCTTGCGGCGCATCCGGGCAACCTCGACGGGCTGGTCGAGACGACGTCGGCGCAGGAGAGCAATGTCGTGAAATACCGATCTCCCGCGTTGTCGGGGTTGAGGGTCGGACTGCTGTTCGGGCTCGGTGGCGTGCCCGGCAATTTCTCGAGCGGACGCATTGCGGGGGCCGGTATCGATTACGTGAACGGACCGGTCGGGCTGGCCGCCGCTTACGTCAACGAGCACGACCGCGCGCTCGGCCCGATGCTCGGCGATACGACCGCGGGCCTCGGCCTGTCGACGTTCCGGGGGCGCCCGGCACTGTCGTACGTGGCTGACAAGGTTGAGAACGCGGGCATCGGCGCACGCTACGACTGGGGCAAAGTGCGGCTGCACGCGCTGTACACCTACGTGAGGCTGAAGGCCGGCACGCAGACGGATTCGTACCGCACATTCGACGCGGGCGCCACGTGGCAGGCGACGCCGGCCAATGCCGTGGGCGGGGGACTGTCGACGACGTCGTTCATCGGCCGCCGCTATCTGTCAGCCTCGCTAGGGGATGTGTATGCGTTGTCGAAGCGTACGCAGGGGTACCTGCATGTGATTGCGCAGCAGGCGACGGGGAGCACGGCGGCGCGCGCTGCTATCTTCGCGATCGGCGCGTCGGGCACGCAGCGGCAGCTTGCAATTGTCGCGGGTATTCATCACTTGTTTTGA
- a CDS encoding IclR family transcriptional regulator — translation MTTEDTQTKPGDSYVQSFARGLAVIRAFDATRPEQTLTEVASATGLTRAGARRILLTLQTLGYVEADGRLFRLTPKILELGFAYLTSMPFWNLADPVMEQLSAQIHESCSAAVLDRTEIVYVLRVPTHKIMTINLSIGSRLPAYCTSMGRVLLSALDDAALDETLAQSGIRAHTPRTITDLVELKATIAQVRQQGWAVVDQELEVGLMSLSAPIRNRRGQIIAAMNISGNAQRHTAKQMVKEFLGPLQQAAQTVSELVARRG, via the coding sequence ATGACAACCGAAGACACTCAGACGAAACCCGGCGACTCCTATGTGCAGTCGTTCGCACGCGGCCTCGCGGTGATCCGCGCGTTCGACGCGACACGCCCCGAGCAGACGCTCACCGAAGTCGCGTCGGCCACCGGGCTCACGCGCGCGGGCGCGCGCCGGATCCTGCTCACGCTGCAGACGCTCGGCTATGTCGAGGCCGACGGCCGGCTGTTCCGGCTCACGCCGAAGATCCTCGAGCTCGGATTCGCGTATCTCACGTCGATGCCGTTCTGGAATCTGGCCGACCCCGTGATGGAGCAGCTGTCCGCGCAGATCCACGAAAGCTGCTCGGCCGCGGTGCTCGACCGAACCGAGATCGTCTACGTGCTGCGCGTGCCGACGCACAAGATCATGACGATCAACCTGTCGATCGGCAGCCGGCTGCCCGCGTACTGTACGTCGATGGGCCGCGTGCTGCTGTCCGCGCTCGACGACGCTGCGCTCGACGAAACGCTTGCGCAGAGCGGCATCCGCGCGCATACGCCGCGCACGATCACGGATCTCGTCGAACTGAAGGCGACGATCGCGCAGGTGCGCCAGCAGGGCTGGGCCGTGGTCGACCAGGAACTCGAAGTGGGCCTGATGTCGCTGTCCGCGCCGATCCGCAACCGGCGCGGGCAGATCATCGCGGCGATGAACATCAGCGGCAACGCGCAGCGCCACACCGCGAAGCAGATGGTGAAGGAGTTTCTCGGGCCGCTGCAGCAGGCCGCGCAGACGGTGTCGGAGCTGGTGGCGCGGCGGGGGTGA
- the pcaF gene encoding 3-oxoadipyl-CoA thiolase, producing the protein MTEAFLCDAIRTPIGRYGGALSGVRADDLGAVPLKALVERNRDVDWTAIDDVIYGCANQAGEDNRNVARMSALLAGLPQGVPGSTINRLCGSGMDAVGVAARAIKSGEAALMVAGGVESMTRAPFVMGKAASAFARQADIFDTTIGWRFVNPLMKQLYGVDSMPETGENVAVDYNISRADQDLFALRSQQKAARAQQDGTLAEEIVAVTIPQKKGDPVVFSRDEHPRETSLEALAKLKGVVRPDGSVTAGNASGVNDGAAALLLANEETAKRFGLTPRARVLGIATAGVAPRVMGIGPAPATQKLLARLGMTIDQFDVIELNEAFASQGLAVLRMLGVADDDPRVNPNGGAIALGHPLGASGARLVTTAMYQLHRTNGRFALCTMCIGVGQGIAIAIERV; encoded by the coding sequence ATGACCGAAGCTTTTCTGTGTGATGCGATCCGTACGCCGATCGGGCGTTACGGCGGTGCACTGTCCGGCGTGCGCGCCGACGATCTGGGCGCGGTGCCGCTCAAGGCGCTCGTCGAGCGCAACCGCGACGTCGACTGGACGGCGATCGACGACGTGATCTACGGCTGCGCGAACCAGGCCGGCGAGGACAACCGCAACGTCGCGCGCATGTCCGCGCTGCTCGCGGGCTTGCCGCAGGGCGTGCCGGGTTCGACGATCAACCGCCTGTGCGGTTCCGGGATGGATGCGGTCGGCGTGGCCGCACGCGCGATCAAGTCGGGCGAAGCCGCGCTGATGGTTGCAGGCGGCGTCGAGAGCATGACGCGCGCGCCGTTCGTGATGGGCAAGGCCGCCAGCGCGTTCGCGCGCCAGGCCGACATCTTCGATACGACGATCGGCTGGCGCTTCGTCAATCCGCTGATGAAACAGTTGTACGGCGTCGATTCGATGCCGGAGACGGGCGAGAACGTCGCGGTCGACTACAACATCAGCCGCGCGGACCAGGATCTGTTCGCACTGCGCAGCCAGCAGAAGGCCGCGCGCGCGCAGCAGGACGGCACGCTCGCCGAGGAAATCGTCGCTGTCACGATTCCGCAGAAGAAGGGTGATCCGGTCGTCTTCTCGCGTGACGAGCATCCGCGTGAAACGTCGCTCGAAGCGCTCGCGAAGCTGAAGGGCGTCGTGCGTCCGGACGGCTCGGTGACGGCCGGCAACGCGTCGGGCGTCAACGACGGCGCCGCCGCGCTGCTGCTTGCGAACGAGGAAACGGCGAAGCGCTTCGGCCTGACGCCGCGTGCACGCGTGCTCGGCATCGCGACGGCTGGCGTCGCACCGCGCGTGATGGGTATCGGCCCGGCACCGGCCACGCAGAAGCTGCTCGCGCGGCTCGGGATGACGATCGACCAGTTCGACGTGATCGAGCTGAACGAGGCGTTCGCATCGCAGGGTCTCGCCGTGCTGCGCATGCTCGGCGTCGCCGATGACGATCCTCGCGTGAACCCGAACGGCGGCGCGATCGCGCTCGGCCACCCGCTCGGCGCATCGGGTGCGCGCCTCGTGACGACCGCGATGTACCAGCTGCATCGCACGAACGGCCGCTTCGCGCTGTGCACGATGTGCATCGGCGTCGGCCAGGGCATTGCGATCGCGATCGAACGCGTCTGA
- a CDS encoding DUF523 domain-containing protein, whose translation MCVVGHPVRYNGSAKTAAHDALERWQREGRLVPVCPELAGGFSVPRPPAEITGGESGQQVLSGAARIVDVNGTDVTAPFVSGAHTALALAQAHDCRFAILADGSPSCGSTFIYDGSFANRRHVGAGVTAALLREHGIEVFADTEIDALDARLRQLSEAG comes from the coding sequence ATGTGCGTGGTCGGCCATCCGGTCCGTTACAACGGTTCGGCCAAGACCGCCGCGCACGACGCACTCGAACGGTGGCAACGCGAAGGGCGTCTCGTACCCGTCTGCCCGGAACTGGCCGGCGGCTTCAGCGTGCCGCGCCCGCCCGCCGAAATCACCGGCGGCGAATCGGGGCAGCAGGTGTTGTCGGGGGCCGCACGCATCGTCGACGTGAACGGCACCGACGTGACGGCGCCGTTCGTCTCCGGCGCGCACACCGCGCTGGCACTCGCGCAAGCGCACGATTGCCGCTTCGCGATCCTCGCCGACGGCAGCCCGTCGTGCGGCAGCACGTTCATCTATGACGGAAGTTTCGCGAACCGGCGGCACGTGGGTGCCGGGGTGACGGCGGCGTTGCTGCGCGAGCACGGCATCGAGGTGTTCGCTGACACCGAAATCGATGCGCTAGACGCGCGCCTCAGGCAGCTTTCCGAAGCCGGTTAA
- a CDS encoding GNAT family N-acetyltransferase yields MTRPTAAERDALSARALERDDVPLVWTIDRREIIEHLYVLRDGALHLVPEFYDVAGWPDGEADHYTPILLDCHDRGGWFLGRFDGARLVAAVIIDSRPLGPQRDMLQLKFLHVSHDWRGCGLGKQLYRVARAQARAMGAERLYVSATPSQRTIDFYLRLGFTVSAWPDPELYALEPDDIHLEGPAA; encoded by the coding sequence ATGACGCGCCCCACCGCCGCCGAGCGCGACGCGCTGTCCGCCCGCGCGCTCGAGCGCGACGATGTGCCGCTCGTGTGGACCATCGACCGGCGCGAAATCATCGAGCACCTGTATGTGCTGCGCGACGGCGCTTTGCACCTCGTGCCCGAGTTCTACGACGTTGCCGGCTGGCCTGACGGCGAAGCCGACCACTACACGCCGATTCTGCTCGACTGCCACGACCGCGGCGGCTGGTTCCTCGGCAGGTTCGACGGGGCGCGGCTCGTCGCGGCGGTGATCATCGACAGCCGGCCGCTCGGCCCGCAACGCGACATGCTGCAGCTGAAGTTCCTGCACGTGAGCCACGACTGGCGCGGCTGCGGGCTCGGCAAGCAGCTCTACCGCGTGGCCCGGGCACAGGCGCGCGCGATGGGTGCCGAACGCCTGTACGTGTCGGCCACGCCGTCGCAGCGCACGATCGACTTCTACCTGCGGCTCGGCTTCACGGTCAGCGCTTGGCCCGACCCCGAACTTTACGCGCTCGAACCCGACGACATTCATCTGGAAGGGCCGGCGGCCTGA
- a CDS encoding class I SAM-dependent methyltransferase, with the protein MKKALHELNRLSWNTATVAHNSHKGDQAAFFRDGGSTLFPEERELLGDLAGLRLLHLQCNAGQDTLSLVREGADATGVDISDEAIGFARQLSADARLPARFERADVLDWMPEAAARGERFDRVFTSYGAICWLSDLNAWARGIAALLAPGGRFAMVEFHPFALYFDEHWQPHYDYFRRDATEEPTGVGDYVAASGTGLGAQHDHPGVVDFANPHPSYEFMWGIGDVVNALVSAGLAIDRLNEYPYANGWKGFDGMRELDGHRMVPPDGMPRLPLMYAIAAHRVAA; encoded by the coding sequence ATGAAAAAGGCATTGCACGAACTGAACCGGCTGTCGTGGAATACGGCGACGGTCGCGCATAACAGCCATAAAGGCGATCAGGCTGCGTTTTTCCGCGATGGCGGCTCGACGCTGTTTCCGGAAGAACGCGAACTGCTCGGCGATCTCGCGGGCCTGCGGCTCTTGCACCTGCAATGCAACGCGGGACAGGACACGCTGAGCCTCGTGCGCGAAGGCGCGGATGCCACCGGTGTCGATATCTCCGACGAGGCGATCGGCTTCGCGCGGCAACTATCGGCCGACGCGCGCCTGCCCGCGCGGTTCGAGCGCGCCGACGTGCTCGACTGGATGCCGGAAGCAGCCGCGCGCGGCGAGCGCTTCGATCGCGTGTTCACGTCGTACGGCGCAATCTGCTGGCTGTCCGACCTGAACGCGTGGGCGCGCGGGATCGCCGCGCTGCTCGCGCCGGGCGGCCGCTTCGCGATGGTCGAATTCCATCCGTTCGCACTGTATTTCGACGAACACTGGCAGCCGCACTACGACTACTTCAGGCGCGATGCGACCGAGGAGCCCACCGGCGTCGGCGATTACGTCGCGGCGTCCGGCACGGGGCTCGGCGCGCAGCACGACCACCCGGGCGTCGTCGATTTCGCGAACCCGCATCCGAGCTACGAGTTCATGTGGGGCATCGGCGACGTGGTGAATGCGCTCGTGTCGGCCGGGCTCGCGATCGACCGCCTGAACGAATATCCGTACGCGAATGGCTGGAAGGGCTTCGACGGCATGCGCGAGCTGGACGGTCACCGGATGGTGCCGCCCGACGGCATGCCGCGCCTGCCGCTGATGTACGCGATCGCCGCGCACCGGGTGGCCGCATGA
- a CDS encoding methyl-accepting chemotaxis protein, protein MRNNQPVTQQEFDFPDDVTLMSTTDADSYITYANTTFSQVSGFSNEELVGQPHNAVRHPDMPREAFADMWATLKRGEPWTALVKNRRKNGDHYWVRANAIPVMRNGEPQGYMSVRTKAPGDETAAAEALYRAFREGKAGQRRFHKGLVIRTGLLRIASLPQTMSVRARVHSALCVLAPAVVGAGWACGLTGGGLAAFAGATVGAAAAAGWWLDAQIVQPLKRLHEQALNVATGESRRGVRMNRVDEIGMTLRTINQLGLMFRWLVDDVSEQVHNVQRASNEIAQGNSDLSARTEQAASSVQETAASMAEMTATVSSNAETALQANQLSVSASDAAERGGQAVSEVVTTMSDITDSSRRIADIIGVIDGIAFQTNILALNAAVEAARAGEQGRGFAVVAGEVRALAQRSANAAKEIKTLIGASVERVESGARRVDEAGRTMEDIVTQVKRVSDLIAEISSSTAEQSTGVAQVDQAVVHLDNITQQNAALVEQSTAASESLKQQATRLVDAVNVFR, encoded by the coding sequence ATGCGCAATAACCAGCCCGTTACCCAACAGGAATTCGATTTTCCCGACGACGTCACGCTGATGTCGACGACCGATGCCGACAGCTATATCACCTACGCGAACACGACGTTCTCGCAGGTGAGCGGCTTCTCGAACGAGGAGCTCGTCGGCCAGCCGCACAATGCCGTGCGCCACCCGGACATGCCGCGCGAGGCGTTCGCCGACATGTGGGCGACGCTGAAGCGCGGCGAGCCGTGGACCGCGCTCGTGAAGAACCGCCGCAAGAACGGCGACCACTACTGGGTGCGCGCGAACGCGATTCCGGTGATGCGCAACGGCGAGCCGCAGGGCTATATGTCGGTGCGCACGAAGGCCCCAGGCGACGAGACCGCGGCCGCCGAAGCGCTGTATCGCGCGTTTCGCGAAGGCAAGGCCGGCCAGCGCCGGTTCCACAAGGGGCTCGTGATCCGCACGGGGCTGCTGCGCATCGCGTCGCTGCCGCAGACCATGTCGGTGCGCGCGCGCGTGCATTCAGCGCTGTGCGTGCTGGCGCCGGCCGTCGTCGGCGCGGGCTGGGCATGCGGGCTGACCGGCGGCGGGCTCGCGGCGTTTGCCGGTGCGACGGTCGGCGCGGCGGCTGCGGCCGGCTGGTGGCTCGATGCGCAGATCGTGCAACCGTTGAAGCGGTTGCACGAGCAGGCGCTGAACGTCGCGACCGGTGAAAGCCGGCGCGGCGTGCGGATGAACCGCGTCGACGAGATCGGCATGACGCTGCGCACGATCAATCAGCTCGGGCTGATGTTCCGCTGGCTCGTCGACGATGTCAGCGAGCAGGTGCACAACGTGCAGCGCGCGAGCAACGAGATCGCGCAGGGTAACAGCGACTTGAGCGCGCGCACCGAGCAGGCCGCGTCGAGCGTGCAGGAGACGGCCGCATCGATGGCCGAGATGACGGCGACCGTGTCGAGCAACGCGGAGACGGCGCTGCAGGCGAATCAGCTGTCGGTGTCGGCGAGCGACGCGGCCGAGCGCGGTGGGCAGGCGGTCAGCGAGGTCGTCACGACGATGAGCGACATCACCGACAGCTCGCGCAGGATCGCCGACATCATCGGCGTGATCGACGGCATCGCATTCCAGACCAACATCCTCGCGTTGAATGCGGCAGTCGAAGCCGCGCGTGCGGGTGAACAGGGGCGCGGTTTCGCGGTGGTCGCCGGCGAGGTGCGTGCGCTCGCGCAGCGCAGCGCGAATGCGGCGAAGGAGATCAAGACGCTGATCGGCGCGAGCGTCGAGCGCGTCGAGTCGGGCGCACGGCGCGTGGACGAGGCCGGCAGGACGATGGAAGACATCGTCACGCAGGTGAAGCGCGTGTCCGATCTGATCGCTGAAATCAGCTCGTCGACGGCCGAACAGAGCACGGGCGTCGCGCAGGTCGACCAGGCGGTCGTGCATCTGGACAACATCACGCAGCAGAATGCGGCGCTCGTCGAACAGAGCACGGCGGCATCGGAGAGCCTGAAGCAGCAGGCGACGCGTCTCGTGGATGCGGTGAACGTGTTCAGGTGA
- a CDS encoding methyl-accepting chemotaxis protein → MRNNQPVTQREFDFPDDATLMSTTDANSYITYANAAFIQVSGFSPEEIEGQPHNVVRHPDMPKEAFADMWATLKGGEPWTALVKNRRKNGDHYWVRANAIPVMRNGQPKGYMSVRTKATRDEIAAAEALYREFREGKAGNRRFHKGLIVRTGVMRVASLFQTMSVRARVHSTLCVLAPAVVGAGWACGLTGGALAAFAGAAAGVTVAAGWWLDAQIVQPLRQLRDEALRVATGESRSSVRMNRVDEIGMTLRTINQLGLMFRWLVDDVSEQVLNVQRASNEIAQGNNDLSARTEQASTSVQQTAASMAEMTATVSSNAETALQANQLSVSASEAAGRGGQAVNEVVATMNDITDSSRKISDIIGVIDGIAFQTNILALNAAVEAARAGDQGRGFAVVAGEVRALAQRSANAAKEIKTLIGASVERVESGARIVDGAGKTMEDIVTQVKRVSDLIAEISSSTAEQSTGVAQVDQAVVHLDNITQQNAALVEQSTAASESLKQQATRLVEAVNVFR, encoded by the coding sequence ATGCGCAACAACCAGCCCGTCACGCAACGCGAATTCGATTTTCCCGATGACGCGACGCTGATGTCGACGACCGATGCCAATAGCTACATCACGTACGCAAACGCGGCATTCATCCAGGTCAGCGGATTTTCTCCCGAGGAAATAGAAGGTCAGCCGCACAACGTCGTGCGCCACCCGGACATGCCGAAGGAGGCATTCGCCGACATGTGGGCGACGCTCAAGGGCGGCGAGCCGTGGACCGCGCTTGTGAAGAACCGCCGCAAGAACGGCGACCACTACTGGGTGCGCGCGAACGCGATTCCGGTGATGCGCAACGGCCAGCCGAAAGGCTATATGTCGGTGCGCACGAAGGCGACGCGCGACGAGATAGCGGCCGCCGAAGCGCTGTATCGCGAATTCCGCGAAGGCAAGGCCGGCAATCGCCGCTTCCACAAGGGGCTGATCGTCCGCACGGGCGTGATGCGTGTCGCGTCGCTGTTCCAGACGATGTCGGTGCGTGCGCGCGTGCATTCGACGCTGTGCGTGCTGGCGCCGGCCGTCGTCGGCGCGGGCTGGGCATGCGGGCTGACTGGCGGCGCACTGGCCGCGTTTGCCGGCGCGGCGGCCGGCGTGACGGTGGCCGCCGGGTGGTGGCTCGACGCGCAGATCGTGCAGCCGCTTCGACAGTTGCGCGACGAGGCGCTGCGCGTCGCGACCGGCGAGAGCCGCAGCAGCGTGCGCATGAATCGCGTCGACGAGATCGGCATGACGCTGCGCACGATCAACCAGCTCGGGCTGATGTTCCGCTGGCTCGTCGACGATGTCAGCGAACAGGTGCTGAACGTGCAGCGCGCGAGCAACGAGATCGCGCAGGGCAACAACGACCTGAGTGCGCGCACCGAACAGGCATCGACGAGCGTGCAGCAGACGGCCGCGTCGATGGCCGAGATGACGGCGACCGTATCGAGCAACGCGGAGACGGCGCTGCAGGCGAACCAGTTGTCCGTTTCCGCGAGTGAAGCGGCCGGGCGCGGCGGGCAGGCGGTGAACGAAGTCGTCGCGACGATGAACGACATCACCGACAGCTCGCGCAAGATATCGGACATCATCGGCGTGATCGACGGCATCGCGTTCCAGACCAACATCCTCGCGCTGAACGCGGCCGTGGAGGCGGCGCGGGCTGGCGATCAGGGGCGCGGCTTCGCGGTGGTCGCGGGCGAAGTGCGCGCGCTCGCGCAGCGCAGTGCGAACGCGGCAAAGGAGATCAAGACGCTGATCGGCGCGAGTGTCGAGCGGGTGGAGTCAGGCGCGCGGATCGTCGATGGCGCGGGCAAGACGATGGAGGACATCGTCACGCAGGTGAAGCGCGTGTCCGATCTGATCGCGGAAATCAGCTCGTCGACGGCTGAGCAAAGCACGGGCGTGGCGCAGGTCGACCAGGCGGTCGTGCATCTGGACAACATCACGCAGCAGAACGCGGCGCTCGTCGAGCAGAGCACGGCGGCGTCGGAGAGCCTGAAGCAGCAGGCGACGCGGCTGGTGGAGGCTGTGAACGTGTTTCGGTGA